The following DNA comes from Micromonospora chokoriensis.
TCGCCCCGATCGGCCGGACCGCTCTCGTCTGTCGCGGGTCACGCCGCCAGGGTGGCGAAGACGACGATGTTGTCCGGGTAGCTCTTGGCGACCTCGTCGAACTGACCACCGCAGGTGACCACCCGCAGGCTGGGCCGGTCGCTCGGTCCGTACACCAACTCGGTGGGGAAGGCCGTCTTCGGGTACGACGACACCGAGTCCACGGTGAAGGTGGCGGGCACGCCGTCGGTCCGTCGCACCGTGATGGTGTCGCCCGGGACGAGAGCGCCCAGGTCGAAGAAGACGGCCGGGCCGAGCACCGCCGAGTCCACGTGTCCGACGATCACCGCGTTACCCGTCTCGCCCGGGCTGGCGCCCGGCTCGTACCAACCGGCCTTGTCGGCCTGGTCCAGCGGGGGGACCTGGACGGTGCCGTCCGGGTTGGTGCCCAACGGCATGATCGTCGCGGCGACGCCGATCCGGGGAATCTCGATGGTGGTCGGCGCGGAACGCGCCAGCCCGGCCGGGGCGTTGTCGACCGGCTGCCCGTCGGGCACGGCGTCGACCGGGGTGCTCGCCGGTCGGGAGGCCTCGGGGCCGGCCTGGGCGAGCGGCTGCGGCGGTCGGGGAGCGGGCGTGGTCTTCAGGGAAGCGCCGATCATGCCGGCACCGATCATGGCCATGGTGACGACGACGGCCGCGCCGGCGGCACGCCACGGTCTCCCGTGACGGCCGCCGGCCCGTGTCGTCGTCACGTCAGACGAGCGAACCATCGGTCCGCCGACGACGCATCAGCACGATCCCGCCCAGCGCGGCGGCGCCGAGCAGGCCCGCCCCGCCGGTGGCCAGGCCACGGTCGGTGCCGGTGCTGGCGCCACCGTCACCACCGTCGACACCGCCGTGCGGCAGCACGACGAGCTCGCCCTCGCCGCACGAGCCCTTGAGCTCGTAGCGACC
Coding sequences within:
- a CDS encoding class F sortase; its protein translation is MTTTRAGGRHGRPWRAAGAAVVVTMAMIGAGMIGASLKTTPAPRPPQPLAQAGPEASRPASTPVDAVPDGQPVDNAPAGLARSAPTTIEIPRIGVAATIMPLGTNPDGTVQVPPLDQADKAGWYEPGASPGETGNAVIVGHVDSAVLGPAVFFDLGALVPGDTITVRRTDGVPATFTVDSVSSYPKTAFPTELVYGPSDRPSLRVVTCGGQFDEVAKSYPDNIVVFATLAA